The Ornithinimicrobium sufpigmenti genome includes the window CGTGAACGCTTCAGGTTGGTCACGCAGCGCCCTCCACCGTCGGGTTCAGCTGCCGCCCAGTCCTGACTGTCGTGCTTTGACGATGGCGGCCGACCTATCGGACACCTGGAGCTTGGTGAAGATGTTCGAGACGTGGTTGCGTACGGTTTTGAGGTTGATCATCAGCTCGTGGGCGATGCTGGCGTTGCCTTTGCCGGCGGCGATGAGCTCGAGCACCTGCCGTTCGCGTTCGGTCAGAGCAGGGAACGCTGTGGTTTGCGGGCCTGCGCTGTTGGTGAAGTGGTCGATGACGCGCTGGGCGATCTCGGGGCCGAAGATCGCCTCGCCTGCAGCGGCCGCGCGGATCGCTCGGATGATCTCGTCCTGCTCGGCGCCTTTGAGGACGTAGCCGCGGGCGCCGGCTCGCATCGCGGCGAGGACGGAGTCGTCGTCCTCGAACATGGTCAGGACGACGATCGCTGGCGCGGGGTTGTTGCGGCTGAGCCGGCGGGTTGCCTCGATGCCGTCCAGGTTGGGCATCCGCAGGTCCATCAGGATGACGTCTGGAGCGAGCTGCTCACCGAGCTCGACGGCCTGGGCGCCGCTGGCTGCTTCACCCTCGATGCTTATGTCGTCGGTGTCGGCGAGCATGAGTTGGAGTCCGCGCCGGAATGCGGGGTGGTCGTCGGCGACGAGGACCCGGATCATCGCTCGGCCTTGATGTCGGCCAGATGGTGCGTTGTGTCGTTGAGCGGCAGGACGGCGTGCACGATGAGGCCTTCGTTGGGGGTGCGAGGTGAGATGGTGCACGTGCCGCCGAGCTCGGCGGCGCGTTCCCGCATGGAGGTCCACCCGAGGCCGTCCTTGAGGGATTGTTCGACGCCGCGCCCGTTGTCGGCGACGGTGAGCTCTAGCGAGCCGTTCACGGCGATGGTGACTCGGCACCGGGACGCCCCGGAGTGCCGGGCGACGTTGGTCATGGCCTCGGAGGCGATGCGGTACGCGGCCACCTCGACTGCTGCGGGCAGCGTGGGCAGGGATGGGGGTCCGGCCACCTCGATGGGAAGCTCACCGGAGAGGGCCGCGGCACGCTGACGGATCGCGCCGAGGAGGCCGACCTCGTCGATCGCGGCGGGGCGCAGGTCGTCGACGAGTCGCCGAACCTCTGCAATGGCGTCTTTGACCTCTGCGCGGGCCTCGTCGAGGAGGGCGCTGCGTTCGGTGCTGTCGGTGCGGGATCCAGCCGCGTTGAGCATCAGCACGATCGCCGCCAACGACGGGCCGATCCCGTCGTGCAGGTCTCGGCGCAGCCGGCGACGTTCCTCCTCGCGGCCGGCGACGATCCGGGACCTGGACTCACGAAGCTGGTCGCCCGCGCGGCTTGCTTTGACCAGGACCGCGGCGTATCGCGCCAGGTCATCGAGCAACGCCCGGTCGGCAGGTGAGAGTCGCCGACCGGGTGGCACCTCGAGCGCCAGGTCGCCCAGTCTCTGACCGCGGTGTCGCAGAGGGACCCGGACGACGTGCTCACCGTCGATGGCGTTGTCGGTTTGGACCCACACCTTCTCCACCCGCAGCGCCTCCGCCACGGCCTCGGTGATGGAGGTGGCGAGCGTCTCGGGCTCAGCGGCCTCGGCGCGTGCGGCCAGCAGCCGCAGTGCCCGATGCGGATCAGATCGGTAGCCGTAGACGGCGCGTTCGATCCGCTGCCGCAGCCAGGAGTGCGCCGGGGAGACCGCCACCGCGACGACACCCACTGCCAGCAACCCGCCAAGGGTGCTCGTACCGCCTATTGTCTCGGCGGCCAAGAGCACCACGGCGTACACCACGACCACGCCCACCATCAGGGCTGCATAGGTCAGCGTTCGGCTCAGCACGACCTCGATGTCGAAGAGCTGATGACGCAGGATGGCGATCGTGATGACGCTGGGCAACGCGACAGCCACGACGGTCAACGCGGCATAGGTCAGCCAGGCGTGGTCACCGAGGAGGAAGTGGTTGGTCCAGCCCACCACCAGTCCGAGCGGAACAGCCACAGCCCCCCAGACCAGCCACAGCAGCTGCGTCCGCACAACGCCGGTGGCGGCGCGCAACCTGGCGCGCACCGCTACCGCGGAGCCGATGAACAGCAGCACCACCAGGGCCAGACCGACCACGCCGAGAACGTCGGCGAGCGGCTCAGGAAGCGCGCCCAGAGGAGGGTTCTGGCGGGGGTGCTCCTGCCGGAAGCTGTCCGCGTCACCGGCGGCGCCGACCAGGAACAGCACCACGCCGACCAGTCCGGCGCCCACCCACAGCCGCCAGCGCGCGGAGAGCAGGTGGCCATCTGGCACGAGGTAGGCCACCAACACCAGCCACAGGGAGAGGAAGACCCAGCCGCCCTGCGCCAGCTGGTCGAGCGCCAGCGCTGTCGTGCCCGTGCCGGTGACCTGCGAGGCACCCAGCAGCAACCCGACCGATGCGCCATGGGCGAGCAGCAGCCACGCGATCCGAGCCTGGGTACTGCGCAACGCCAGGAGAATCCCCAAAGCGACCGGGACCCCAGCGCCCACCGCAACGGCTGCGTAGACCATGTCGCCATTGTGGCGGCAGCGCCAGCAGCCGTCAGCCTTCCCGGGAACTGTTCCCGACCCGACCGGGACTGCTGCATCATGCGGCTGGGCCAGATCGCGGTGGAAGGTCGAACCGCCGGTGAGAGCCGCCGGCGGTACACATCGACACAAGGAGCCGGCCATGCCGCGCAACACTTTCGAGAGGTTCCTGCCATACAGCGGCGCTGTCGCAGGCGTGTGCTGGATCGGCCAGTCAGCGTTGCAGAGGACTACATCCCGTGACGAGCCAGGAGCAGCGACCACCACCGTCATCCGCGACAACCTCGCGACCAACTACGCCAGCGTGGCATGCCTGGTCCTGATGGGAATGAGCCTGCTGATCTTCGCCACCGCCGTGCGCAACCTGCTGCGCTCAGGCGAACCCAGCGAGGCGACCTTCTCACACATCGCCTACGGCGGCTGGCTCGTGGTCGTGGCCGGCATCTCGCAGATGGTCACCTGGAACTGGGGTCTGATCAACGGCGCAGCGGCCGCCGCGGACGATGCGGCACTACAGGCCCTGAGCTACGTCCATTTCTTCGGCTGGGCCGGCATGGGCATCGGCCTGGCCACCGCATTCATCGCGACCGGGCTCGGCGGACAGCGCGCGGCTCTCCTGCCGAAGTGGTTCACCATCCCCACCATCGCCTTCGGCGCCCTCGGCGCCCTCGGCACCGCCGGCATCCCACCCGGCGGCCTCGTCACCTACCTCCTCCTGCCCCTCTGGCTCATCGCCGCCTCAATCATCATGGCCCGACAGCAACACGCCCACACCCCAACCCAACCCATCGACCTCACGACCTAACCCACCACGCGCGACAGGCGGCGGTAAAACGCGGGGGTGTGAACGCGCGACTTGCGGCTACGTGTTTCATTGACGGCAGGATCGGGCCCGGCCAGGCTCGGTCTCAGGTGACCGGGGCGGTCGTTCTCTTTGCGGCTGCCCACGCTCTTGGCGTGAGGCTCACAATTGGCGTGCGTCGTCCCGGTCACCGCCAGGGCTGCGAGAGGCTCAAGAGGGGTATGCCCAGCCGCACGTAGCGGTGCCCTCCCAGCTCGACATCACCGTTGTCCGAGCAAGGGAGCACAGCAATGGACGAGCAAGGCGCACGGGTCGTGATCGGGATGGATCCGCACAAACGCAGCGTCACGATCGAGGTCATGACCGCTAGCGAGTCGATCGTGGGCGGTGGCCGGTTCTCCACCGACGCCGACGGGTACGGTCGGCTGCTGGCCTATGCCCGTCAGTGGCCACAGCGGGTGTGGGCGGTCGAGGGCTGCGCCGGTATCGGCAAGCACGTCGCCGACCGGCTCGTCGCCGACGGTGAGGAGGTCGTGGACGTGCCGGCGAAGATGTCGGCGCGGGTGCGGATCTTCGCCACCGGGCAGGGCCGCAAGACCGACGCGACCGACGCCCACTCCATCGCCCTGGTCGGGGTGCGGATGTCCGGCCTGCGCCCGGTCATCAACGACGAGCAGCTCGAGGTGTTGCGGATGTGCGTGGACCGGCGCCGCTCCCTGGGCGAGGAGCACACCCGCAAGGTCTGCCAGCTGCACAAGCTCCTGCTTGAGCTCATCCCCGGCGGAGCCAAGACGTTCCTGTCCGCGGCCCAGGCCAAGGAGCTGCTCAAGAAGGTCCGCCCCACCACACCGGCCGGCAAGGTCCGCAAGGCCCACGCCCTGGAACTGACAGCTGACCTGGCCACGATCTACGCGCGGACCAAGGCCGCGGACAAGGAGCTCAAGGCCCTCGTCGCCCACACCGGGTCCTCGCTGATGGATCTGCACGGTATCGGGCCCTCCGGCGCCGCACGCCTGCTGGTCGAGGTCGGCGACATCACCCGCTTCCCCGACCGCAACCACTTCGCGTCCTGGACCGGCACCGCCCCCATCGACGCCTCCTCCGGTGAGCACGTCCGCCACCGCCTCTCCCGCGGCGGGAACCGTCAGATCAACCGGGTGCTGCACGTCATGGCCATCGTCCAGCTGCGCACCAGGACCACCGAGGGCCGTGCCTACTACGACCGGAAGAAGGCCTCCGGGAAGACGTCGATGGAAGCGCTGCGCTGCCTCAAACGGCGACTGTCCGACCTTGTCTACAAGCAGATCCTCGACGACCTCGCCGGGCACACGGCGACGGGCCCGGGAGGGCAAAGAGGTAGCGACTCTGACTCCAGCGCGACCGGCTCACAACCCAACGCCGGCTCTTCGGACAAGCCTCTTCCCGGACCCGCCGCTCCCAAGCCTAGAACCACCCTCCCAGCGGCGTCTTGACATAGAGGGGTGCCAGTTGAGTGCGAATGGCACCGGTCGTCTCGATGAAGGCGTGTCGCTCAAAGACCTCGACCATCTTGCAACCAAGGTGTCGAATGCACGAGTGCCTACTCCGACCTGGGGATCACCGCTTCCTTAGTGCCCCACGCTCCCACCAATCGATTGACGGCCGGTTGCCGATGATAAGGGACACGGTCAGGTCCACCGACCGGCTGTTGCAGAACTTCCACAGCTCCCTCGCCGCGCGCGAGTACTGGAAGAAGGCTTCGTCGACCGCGAAGGCGTCGAGTTTGCCCGATCGGAAACCGTCTATGGCCTCACCGACCCCTTCGACCAATCGGGCCAACTCGGCCTCGTGGTAGGCAGCGACGGCCTCCTGGGCAGTTCGTCGGTCCGCCTCACTCGACACGTTTCAAGGCTACCGTGGATCGCCGACCCAGGCCCAGCGTTGTGGTCCTCGGGCTCGACTCGGCTCGCCGCGAAGTAGGACGCGCCGCAGGCAAGCATCGCTCGTCGCAGGATGGGAGTATCGCGTCATGCTTCAAATCTCTGAGGATGGCTCCGCGGTGGCTCTGCGCTGGAGCAACGGCGGTCGACATGCCCAAATCGAGCTCACATCCCCCAAGCTCCGCTATCACGATCCCTCCCCTGCGGGGCTGGCCATCAATGACATGGTCGAGTACACCGTCGCCCTCTCGGGCAACGGATTGTCGGCAGAGGTGCTCGTACTAAGCCTTGACAAAGCTGGTCATGGCTTACCCGCCTTCATTGAGGAACTAGCCGAGGATTTCCGCGGCTGGGATGGCACCCGTATGTGGGAGAACGCCGATCACGACTTCGGCGTCGAGGCTGAGTGGACCACACGCGGGCACGTCGACCTCCGCTGGTGGATCACGCCCAGCATCTACGACAAGTGGACGGCATCAGTTGTCGTCGAGGTCGAAGCCGGCGCTGAGATGTCGGGTCTCGCTCACGCCCTAGCATCGTTCTTCGCCATCTGATCTCCACCTTCCGAGGGCACGCACACCGCCGGGACCGTCGCACCACGCTGCACGCGGCAGTAGCGTGCGGCCACGCTCAGTGCGGCAGGAGCGGACGCTACCGCGTCCGCAGTGCGGCATGTCCGGATGAGTCTGGGATGGTCTACGAGGCCGTCAGGGGAAGCTCTGGGGTGCTCGGCCGAGGGTCACTGCGCAGGCGTCCATACGTCAGCACATCTACGCGCTCACCACCGACGAGGAACTTCTCCCGCTCGATGCCCTCCTGGACGAACCCTGCGGCGCGCGCAACGGCCCCGGAGGCGGGATTGTTGGCGCGATGCCCCAGCTCGAGACGTTCGATACCTCCGTCGCGCAGCGCCCAGTTGGCCACGGTCGCCGCGGCGCGCTTGGTCAGGCCGCGATGGCGGTGCGAATCGTGAGTCCAATACCAGAACCAGCCCAGTCGGTTTTCGTGGTCGACATTGAGCGCCACGACCCCAAGGAGCGAGCCGTCGGCATCCAAGGCGAAGGCGAAGGGGTTCTCGGAGAGATGCCGCGCATAGGTGGCGGCAGAGGCGAGATCGCGGACGTCACCTTGTCGCGACATGTCCTCCGCCTTGAAGGCTTCGAGGATCGCTTCGTCGTCGCTCGGCAGGACGTGGCGGAGCACCGCGGGAGGTCTCGTAGTCATCGGTTCTGAGGTTAACAAGCCCGCGGTCGACACAAGCTCTGCTCGCGGCAGTTCCGGATGGTTCGGCGGCTGCTACCAGGACGCGGACGCACCGCTCCTTCGTGAGCTGGGGGCGTGGTGCGGCGTTGTGCGGGGCGCGGGGGTGGGTGCACCATCGAGGGAGACGGTGCAGGGCGGTGGGCGGCTGATGATTCGGGCGTGGATGGCAGTGCTGGTCTCGGGCGTGTTGATTACCGGGTGCTCATCCGAGGGGCCGGTGACCTCGGACGCGGGTGCCGCAGCGTCGCAGCAGAACCAACCACTGGACTGCGAGGCCCCCCTCAGCGGGGCGAGCACGGCCGGAACCGCAACCCCGGTGTCTGTGCAAGCCCACCTTGAGAAGGCCACCCGGTCCACGTCCGGGGGCGTGGTGGTCGCGCTCGGCACCGCTCAGGGCGTGTTGCATTGCGCTGCCGGACGCGCGGACACAGCCGGTGCTCCGCTGAGCACCGACGACGTGTTTCGGATCGCTAGCGTCACCAAGACGTTCACCGCCGTTCTGGTGATGCAGCTGGTCGAGGAGGGACGCGTGAGCCTTGAGGACCAGGTGACGGACGTGCTGCCCGACCTGACGATGGCGAAGGGCGTGACGGTTCGACAGCTGCTCAACCATTCCAGCGGCCTGCCAGAGTTTCTCGACACCTCCTTCGAGCAGGCTGTGCGAGAGGACTTCGACCGCAGTTGGACCGCGGCCGAGGTCGTCGCACAGCTGGACAAGGGGGAGCGCGAGTTCGAACCGCCGGGCGCCCAGCACCGCTACTCCAACACGAATTACCTGGTGGCCGGGATGCTGGTGGAAGAGCTCACCGGACAATCCTTGTCAGAGGTCCTGCGGGCCCGCATTACCGAGCCGTTAGGCATGAGCCACACGGGGTTGGGGCCGGACCGGCCAGAACCGGTCACCGGCTTCGCCCCCGCGCTACCTGGCGGGAACACCGAGGGCTTTTCCTACCGGGCGTTGGAGAGCGCCGCAGGCGCTGCCGGCGGGATGGTCTCTACTGCAGCGGACCTTGTCACCTTTGCCACCGCCCTGGCCGATGGTCAACTGGTCTCTGCCGAAAGTCTGGCTGAGATGACCGAATTCTCCCTGGCCGAAGACGGGATGGGCGTCGGGTTGGGACTCATGCAGGACGAGGGCGGACTGATTCACCACGAAGGGCGGCTCGGCGGGTACGGATCGCTCATGATCCTGTCGTCCCCGAACAATGACGTGGTCGTCGTCCTCAGCAACGACATGTACGTCAACGTCGCCGGCCTCGCCGAAGATCTCATGCCCACCTCCTGAATCGCCGGAGAGCGGCACTAGCGGATGTTTCCGACGGCCATGTGAAGATTGGCAGCGGGATCTGGTGAGCCGGTTTCCTCAAGGTGTGCGTAGGACGCGTACGGGGTCGCGGGTGGCGGCGTAGAGGGCGGGCGGGACGGCGGCAGTGGCGGCGGCGAGGAGGGCGAGGGTGGCGGTGCCGGTCGTGAAGTCCCAGGGGGGTGTCGCGTCGAGTCGCCGGGTGAGCAGGATGCCGACGGCCGTGCCGAGGGCGGCGCCCACCGACGCCGGGAGGAGGGTGCGCAGGAGG containing:
- a CDS encoding IS110 family transposase; the protein is MDEQGARVVIGMDPHKRSVTIEVMTASESIVGGGRFSTDADGYGRLLAYARQWPQRVWAVEGCAGIGKHVADRLVADGEEVVDVPAKMSARVRIFATGQGRKTDATDAHSIALVGVRMSGLRPVINDEQLEVLRMCVDRRRSLGEEHTRKVCQLHKLLLELIPGGAKTFLSAAQAKELLKKVRPTTPAGKVRKAHALELTADLATIYARTKAADKELKALVAHTGSSLMDLHGIGPSGAARLLVEVGDITRFPDRNHFASWTGTAPIDASSGEHVRHRLSRGGNRQINRVLHVMAIVQLRTRTTEGRAYYDRKKASGKTSMEALRCLKRRLSDLVYKQILDDLAGHTATGPGGQRGSDSDSSATGSQPNAGSSDKPLPGPAAPKPRTTLPAAS
- a CDS encoding response regulator transcription factor, giving the protein MIRVLVADDHPAFRRGLQLMLADTDDISIEGEAASGAQAVELGEQLAPDVILMDLRMPNLDGIEATRRLSRNNPAPAIVVLTMFEDDDSVLAAMRAGARGYVLKGAEQDEIIRAIRAAAAGEAIFGPEIAQRVIDHFTNSAGPQTTAFPALTERERQVLELIAAGKGNASIAHELMINLKTVRNHVSNIFTKLQVSDRSAAIVKARQSGLGGS
- a CDS encoding GNAT family N-acetyltransferase produces the protein MLRHVLPSDDEAILEAFKAEDMSRQGDVRDLASAATYARHLSENPFAFALDADGSLLGVVALNVDHENRLGWFWYWTHDSHRHRGLTKRAAATVANWALRDGGIERLELGHRANNPASGAVARAAGFVQEGIEREKFLVGGERVDVLTYGRLRSDPRPSTPELPLTAS
- a CDS encoding DUF6228 family protein — encoded protein: MVEYTVALSGNGLSAEVLVLSLDKAGHGLPAFIEELAEDFRGWDGTRMWENADHDFGVEAEWTTRGHVDLRWWITPSIYDKWTASVVVEVEAGAEMSGLAHALASFFAI
- a CDS encoding serine hydrolase domain-containing protein, with translation MAVLVSGVLITGCSSEGPVTSDAGAAASQQNQPLDCEAPLSGASTAGTATPVSVQAHLEKATRSTSGGVVVALGTAQGVLHCAAGRADTAGAPLSTDDVFRIASVTKTFTAVLVMQLVEEGRVSLEDQVTDVLPDLTMAKGVTVRQLLNHSSGLPEFLDTSFEQAVREDFDRSWTAAEVVAQLDKGEREFEPPGAQHRYSNTNYLVAGMLVEELTGQSLSEVLRARITEPLGMSHTGLGPDRPEPVTGFAPALPGGNTEGFSYRALESAAGAAGGMVSTAADLVTFATALADGQLVSAESLAEMTEFSLAEDGMGVGLGLMQDEGGLIHHEGRLGGYGSLMILSSPNNDVVVVLSNDMYVNVAGLAEDLMPTS
- a CDS encoding GAF domain-containing sensor histidine kinase produces the protein MVYAAVAVGAGVPVALGILLALRSTQARIAWLLLAHGASVGLLLGASQVTGTGTTALALDQLAQGGWVFLSLWLVLVAYLVPDGHLLSARWRLWVGAGLVGVVLFLVGAAGDADSFRQEHPRQNPPLGALPEPLADVLGVVGLALVVLLFIGSAVAVRARLRAATGVVRTQLLWLVWGAVAVPLGLVVGWTNHFLLGDHAWLTYAALTVVAVALPSVITIAILRHQLFDIEVVLSRTLTYAALMVGVVVVYAVVLLAAETIGGTSTLGGLLAVGVVAVAVSPAHSWLRQRIERAVYGYRSDPHRALRLLAARAEAAEPETLATSITEAVAEALRVEKVWVQTDNAIDGEHVVRVPLRHRGQRLGDLALEVPPGRRLSPADRALLDDLARYAAVLVKASRAGDQLRESRSRIVAGREEERRRLRRDLHDGIGPSLAAIVLMLNAAGSRTDSTERSALLDEARAEVKDAIAEVRRLVDDLRPAAIDEVGLLGAIRQRAAALSGELPIEVAGPPSLPTLPAAVEVAAYRIASEAMTNVARHSGASRCRVTIAVNGSLELTVADNGRGVEQSLKDGLGWTSMRERAAELGGTCTISPRTPNEGLIVHAVLPLNDTTHHLADIKAER